One genomic window of Malaciobacter molluscorum LMG 25693 includes the following:
- a CDS encoding methyl-accepting chemotaxis protein, with protein sequence MKKGSIKSKILILLLISITISFVILGVNSLKTEYNILFENLEQKEIDLSKQSSKYIEQYVQSKIDILKAVADELPQDVSELTIDNKDIENKLRLASKSGNFVAVYVGYEENGNFLMSDGTKRTPQTTTYDSRKRDWYTQAVEMKKGGVTPPYVDFTTKKLVVSVFYPLMREGKLVGVVSSDIFIDTIVNTILNVKFKKTGFAYLLDEDGKILIHKDKKLLNKQSEVYNSIKDQETGFGEATYQDKEVLASYSKIPSANWNSLVQLDKKEIIDEIVTNIIKDAILYVILLVLILLILFYTMTKLLAPLKDVEDGLEFFFKYLKGEESVAKELNIKTNDEFGNMGRVIDAEIKQISKRLDEDRALIEEVKSVVNHINNGKLDILVKANTSNKALNELKDILNQMIENINANVNSDINPILKVLEEYANLDFTNMINNPDGKVSRGLNNLCTIINEMLKENKVNGIELGNNSKILLQNVDKLNKASNETAVSLEETAAAVEEITSTIINNTNRISDMSGHSEELRSSISEGNDLANSTVKSMDEINEQTQAIAEAITVIDQIAFQTNILSLNAAVEAATAGESGKGFAVVAQEVRNLASRSAEAAKEIKELVESATLKTDNGKQIADNMIKGYMKLNENIAKTTEAINDIATASKEQRTSIEQINDVITRLDQQTQSNASVATQTHDIAVNTSKVAQHILDTVNKKKFRE encoded by the coding sequence ATGAAAAAAGGTAGCATAAAATCTAAAATCCTGATTTTGTTATTAATCTCAATTACAATTTCGTTTGTTATTTTAGGTGTTAATAGTTTAAAAACTGAATATAATATTCTATTTGAAAACTTAGAACAAAAAGAGATTGATTTATCAAAACAAAGTTCTAAATATATTGAACAATATGTACAATCAAAAATAGATATTCTAAAAGCAGTTGCGGATGAACTTCCTCAAGATGTTAGTGAATTAACTATTGATAATAAGGATATTGAAAATAAATTAAGACTTGCTTCAAAATCAGGAAACTTTGTTGCTGTATATGTTGGATATGAAGAAAATGGTAACTTTTTGATGTCTGATGGTACAAAAAGAACACCTCAAACAACTACATACGACTCAAGAAAAAGAGATTGGTACACACAAGCAGTAGAGATGAAAAAAGGTGGAGTAACTCCTCCATATGTTGATTTTACTACTAAAAAATTAGTTGTTTCAGTATTTTATCCACTGATGAGAGAAGGAAAATTAGTAGGTGTAGTAAGTTCAGATATTTTTATTGATACTATTGTAAATACAATCTTAAATGTAAAATTTAAAAAAACTGGTTTTGCCTACTTACTTGATGAAGATGGTAAAATTCTAATACATAAAGATAAAAAACTGTTAAATAAACAAAGTGAAGTTTATAATAGTATAAAAGATCAAGAAACTGGATTTGGTGAAGCTACATATCAAGATAAAGAAGTTCTTGCTTCTTATAGTAAAATTCCTTCTGCAAATTGGAACTCACTTGTGCAACTTGACAAAAAAGAGATTATAGATGAAATTGTAACTAATATAATAAAAGATGCTATCTTATATGTTATTTTACTTGTACTGATTCTTCTAATTCTATTCTACACAATGACAAAATTATTAGCTCCTTTAAAAGATGTAGAAGATGGTCTTGAATTTTTCTTCAAATATCTAAAAGGTGAAGAAAGTGTTGCAAAAGAATTAAATATAAAAACAAATGATGAGTTTGGAAATATGGGAAGAGTTATTGATGCAGAGATTAAACAAATTTCAAAAAGATTAGATGAAGATAGAGCTTTAATTGAAGAGGTTAAATCTGTAGTAAATCATATCAACAATGGAAAACTTGATATTTTAGTAAAAGCAAATACATCAAATAAAGCATTAAATGAATTAAAAGATATTTTAAATCAAATGATTGAAAATATTAATGCCAATGTAAATAGTGATATTAATCCTATATTAAAAGTATTAGAAGAGTATGCAAATCTTGACTTTACTAATATGATTAATAATCCAGATGGGAAAGTGTCAAGAGGATTAAATAATTTATGCACAATTATTAATGAAATGCTAAAAGAGAATAAAGTAAATGGTATAGAACTTGGAAATAATTCAAAAATATTATTACAAAATGTTGATAAATTAAATAAAGCTTCAAATGAAACAGCAGTTTCTTTAGAAGAAACTGCAGCTGCAGTTGAAGAGATTACAAGTACCATTATAAATAATACTAATAGAATTTCAGATATGTCAGGACATTCTGAAGAGCTAAGATCATCTATTTCAGAAGGTAATGATTTAGCAAATTCTACAGTAAAATCAATGGATGAAATTAATGAACAAACACAAGCAATTGCGGAAGCAATAACAGTAATTGATCAAATAGCATTTCAAACAAATATACTTTCATTAAATGCAGCAGTAGAAGCAGCAACAGCAGGAGAATCTGGAAAAGGATTTGCAGTAGTTGCCCAAGAAGTGAGAAATTTAGCTTCAAGAAGTGCAGAAGCTGCAAAAGAAATTAAAGAATTAGTTGAAAGTGCTACACTTAAAACGGATAATGGTAAACAAATTGCTGATAACATGATAAAAGGTTATATGAAATTAAATGAAAATATAGCAAAAACTACAGAAGCAATTAATGACATAGCAACTGCATCAAAAGAACAAAGAACAAGTATAGAACAAATCAATGATGTAATTACTAGACTTGATCAACAAACACAAAGCAATGCATCTGTAGCTACACAAACACATGATATTGCAGTAAATACTTCAAAAGTAGCACAACATATACTTGATACAGTTAATAAAAAGAAATTTAGAGAATAA
- a CDS encoding F0F1 ATP synthase subunit C: MKKIVLLMLAIAGAAFAADGSVANETLKAYSVVAAGIGLGLAALGGAIGMGNTAAATIAGTARNPGLGGKLMTTMFIALAMIEAQVIYALVIAMIALYANPFLG; the protein is encoded by the coding sequence ATGAAAAAAATCGTTCTTTTAATGCTAGCTATTGCTGGTGCTGCTTTCGCTGCTGATGGTTCAGTTGCAAACGAAACTTTAAAAGCTTACTCTGTAGTTGCTGCAGGTATTGGTCTTGGTCTTGCTGCATTAGGTGGTGCTATTGGTATGGGTAACACTGCTGCTGCAACAATCGCTGGTACTGCTAGAAACCCAGGATTAGGTGGAAAATTAATGACTACTATGTTCATTGCATTAGCGATGATCGAAGCTCAAGTTATTTATGCATTAGTTATTGCGATGATCGCATTATATGCAAACCCATTCTTAGGATAA
- a CDS encoding imelysin family protein — translation MAFSKSKIFVVSLSFAAALALTGCATSNHYTETKIQKEITAQSLLSTYADIALANYKDALKDAKKLDKAIEKFAKNPTQINLEEAKAAWLQARESYGQTEIFRLSNGPIDAEEGWVAEAYGALEGQINAWPLDENMIDYTIDANGKRTSGNIIDTKGKFNPGGEDSKTVDVNKITVDSLTALNENGGEANVSTGYHAVEFLLWGQDQDYSNFMKDAVSHGPLTAGQRPLSDFTSDKYAQRRLDYLKVSSKKIVDDLAIVTSAWEKNLNGNTGLYRAAFLGELKGANASKNLSSKDALRQVFAGMGVFVKSELANERIAVAVLTPSEEDEHSCFSDNTHRDIYTNYLGFKNVLFGTYNGRSFGKAMIDTVDAKTKQKMLDLMTSIEEKIASINTIAETSRHFDYQIRPDDPQARVIVKLKNQLRKLGDEMVNVSKANGIDLSTNDVTDPEETKL, via the coding sequence ATGGCATTTTCAAAATCGAAAATATTTGTTGTATCACTTTCATTTGCTGCTGCATTGGCATTGACAGGTTGTGCTACTTCAAACCACTATACAGAAACTAAAATCCAAAAAGAGATAACTGCACAAAGTTTACTTTCAACATATGCTGATATTGCATTAGCTAATTATAAAGATGCATTAAAAGATGCAAAAAAATTAGATAAAGCTATAGAAAAATTTGCGAAAAATCCTACACAAATTAATCTTGAAGAAGCAAAAGCTGCTTGGTTACAAGCAAGAGAAAGTTATGGACAAACTGAAATCTTTAGATTATCAAATGGTCCAATTGATGCAGAAGAAGGATGGGTAGCTGAAGCGTATGGTGCTTTAGAAGGACAAATAAATGCTTGGCCTTTAGATGAAAATATGATTGATTATACAATTGATGCAAATGGTAAGAGAACATCAGGAAATATTATTGATACAAAAGGAAAATTTAATCCTGGTGGAGAAGATAGTAAAACTGTAGATGTAAATAAAATCACAGTTGATTCATTAACTGCATTAAATGAAAATGGTGGAGAAGCAAATGTTTCTACAGGATACCATGCAGTAGAGTTTTTACTTTGGGGACAAGATCAAGATTATTCTAACTTTATGAAAGATGCAGTATCTCATGGACCATTGACTGCTGGTCAAAGACCACTAAGTGATTTTACTTCAGATAAATATGCTCAAAGAAGATTAGATTATTTAAAAGTATCAAGTAAAAAAATTGTAGATGATTTAGCTATTGTTACAAGTGCTTGGGAAAAAAATCTAAATGGAAATACAGGTCTTTATAGAGCTGCTTTTTTAGGAGAGCTTAAGGGTGCAAATGCATCAAAAAATCTTTCTTCAAAAGATGCATTAAGACAAGTTTTCGCTGGTATGGGTGTATTTGTTAAATCAGAATTAGCAAATGAAAGAATTGCTGTTGCTGTATTAACTCCAAGTGAAGAAGATGAACATTCTTGTTTCTCTGATAATACACATAGAGATATTTATACAAACTATCTTGGATTTAAAAATGTTTTATTTGGAACATATAATGGAAGAAGTTTTGGTAAAGCTATGATCGATACTGTTGATGCAAAAACAAAACAAAAAATGCTTGATTTAATGACTTCAATAGAAGAGAAAATTGCAAGTATAAATACAATTGCAGAGACATCAAGACACTTTGATTATCAAATCCGTCCAGATGATCCTCAAGCAAGAGTTATTGTGAAACTAAAAAATCAACTAAGAAAATTAGGTGATGAAATGGTTAATGTTTCAAAAGCAAATGGAATTGATTTATCGACAAATGATGTTACAGATCCTGAAGAAACAAAACTTTAA
- a CDS encoding di-heme oxidoreductase family protein gives MKWLMFQKQMELIYRQMMLQILKKQNFNFSIKKLILLKSLVAIFATGLFAVNNSSDVFTEKLSKKSIFQPIKGLNNKEYDKYILGKSFFRIPWVESPSATTARDGLGPLYNANTCISCHPANGRGNLYTKNNTISRALVVRLSIKNDNSKEHKQIFEKVGFIPEPVYGAQLSINAVHGVKFEGKPNIKYEKKEVVFPDKEVATLLKPIYILEDLNYGKLHKDTVISYRLAPTLMGMGLIELISNEQILKNEDIDDKNGDGISGKANWVYSSLTNKLELGRYTWKASVATVLEQIANAMHNDMGLTTFLHKTQNCTKYQKECNEAPKDLKYEFDVPKHRLDSVEYYLANSKVYKPKEDKEFKKGLELFKQVGCASCHITSFDTKIGKIRPYSDFLLHDMGEELADNRVEFEASGSEFRTAPLWGLALHEKINKKKPRLLHDGRARNFQEAILWHGGEGLTAKKNYMNLSKSKREELIKFLGKL, from the coding sequence ATGAAATGGTTAATGTTTCAAAAGCAAATGGAATTGATTTATCGACAAATGATGTTACAGATCCTGAAGAAACAAAACTTTAATTTTTCAATAAAAAAGCTAATACTACTTAAAAGTCTTGTAGCCATTTTTGCTACAGGGCTTTTTGCCGTTAATAATAGTAGTGATGTTTTTACAGAAAAATTATCTAAAAAAAGTATATTCCAGCCAATAAAAGGTTTGAATAATAAAGAGTATGACAAATATATATTAGGAAAAAGTTTCTTTAGAATTCCATGGGTTGAATCACCTAGTGCAACAACAGCAAGGGATGGCTTAGGACCTTTATATAATGCTAATACATGTATTTCCTGTCATCCAGCTAATGGAAGAGGCAATCTTTACACAAAAAACAACACTATATCAAGAGCTTTAGTTGTTAGATTATCTATAAAAAACGATAATTCAAAAGAGCATAAACAAATATTTGAAAAGGTTGGTTTTATTCCAGAACCTGTTTATGGTGCACAATTATCAATAAATGCAGTTCATGGTGTGAAATTTGAAGGAAAACCAAATATAAAATATGAGAAAAAAGAAGTTGTTTTTCCTGATAAAGAAGTTGCTACTTTATTAAAACCCATTTATATTTTAGAAGATTTAAATTATGGAAAATTACATAAAGATACAGTAATTTCATATAGATTAGCTCCTACTTTAATGGGCATGGGATTAATAGAATTAATATCAAATGAGCAGATTTTAAAAAATGAAGATATTGATGATAAAAATGGTGATGGAATATCTGGTAAAGCAAACTGGGTTTACTCTTCTTTGACAAATAAATTAGAACTTGGACGATACACTTGGAAAGCAAGTGTTGCAACTGTTTTAGAACAAATTGCAAATGCAATGCACAATGATATGGGACTTACTACTTTTTTACATAAAACTCAAAATTGTACTAAATATCAAAAAGAGTGTAATGAAGCACCAAAAGATTTAAAGTATGAGTTCGATGTGCCTAAACATAGACTTGATTCTGTTGAGTATTATTTAGCAAACTCAAAAGTATATAAACCAAAAGAAGATAAAGAGTTTAAAAAAGGCTTAGAATTATTTAAGCAAGTTGGTTGTGCATCTTGTCATATTACTAGTTTTGATACAAAAATAGGGAAGATTAGACCTTATTCTGATTTTTTATTACATGATATGGGTGAGGAATTAGCAGATAATAGAGTTGAATTTGAAGCATCAGGAAGTGAATTTCGAACAGCACCTTTATGGGGCTTAGCTTTGCATGAGAAAATAAATAAAAAGAAGCCAAGATTACTTCATGATGGAAGAGCTAGAAATTTTCAAGAAGCTATACTTTGGCATGGTGGTGAGGGTTTAACAGCCAAAAAGAATTATATGAATTTATCAAAAAGCAAAAGAGAAGAATTAATCAAATTTTTAGGAAAGTTATAA
- a CDS encoding imelysin family protein, with protein MKKIVILFMFLVSFGFSNTFTQVIKNVSLPNANQAVKDLKNLQKSYSKDDFKKFAYSWKKVQALYLAGTIDSDYIDNPRYIDIFHQGHEDIVTQLNRAIKSTDDAKITLFKNSTKSINAVEYILFKDDKKLTKREKDLLDVMFSAILSHLKEVQEVYADYAKNNKETIDEETGNAAIINTLIDSTYKLKEWRVGEPAGLTMKYKGKPDNKRAEYYLSQQSFAAIRAILETHDDVIGDKKYKNFATMAVYSGAKPQVIEVRKALEKVKEELAKLKTDDFSNAQDLYKAMVTFHNSYYLSLIEQLSVTAKILEADGD; from the coding sequence ATGAAAAAAATAGTTATATTATTTATGTTTTTAGTTTCATTTGGATTTTCAAATACATTTACACAAGTAATAAAAAATGTATCTTTACCAAATGCAAATCAAGCTGTAAAGGATTTAAAAAATTTACAAAAATCATATAGTAAAGATGATTTTAAGAAGTTTGCATACTCTTGGAAAAAAGTGCAAGCTTTATATTTAGCAGGTACAATTGATAGTGATTATATTGATAATCCAAGATATATTGATATTTTTCATCAAGGACATGAAGATATTGTAACACAATTAAACAGAGCAATAAAATCAACAGATGATGCAAAAATCACTCTATTTAAAAATTCTACAAAAAGTATAAATGCAGTTGAATATATACTTTTTAAGGATGACAAAAAATTAACAAAAAGAGAAAAAGATTTATTGGATGTGATGTTTAGTGCAATTCTTTCACACTTAAAAGAGGTTCAAGAAGTTTATGCTGATTATGCAAAAAATAATAAAGAGACAATAGATGAAGAGACAGGAAATGCAGCAATAATAAATACTTTAATTGATTCTACTTATAAATTAAAAGAGTGGAGAGTAGGTGAGCCTGCTGGATTAACTATGAAATATAAAGGTAAACCTGATAATAAAAGAGCTGAATATTATCTATCTCAACAAAGTTTTGCTGCAATTAGAGCAATTTTAGAAACACATGATGATGTTATTGGTGATAAAAAATATAAAAACTTCGCAACAATGGCTGTATATAGTGGAGCAAAACCTCAAGTAATTGAAGTAAGAAAAGCACTTGAAAAAGTAAAAGAAGAGTTAGCAAAATTAAAAACAGATGATTTTTCAAATGCGCAAGATTTATATAAAGCCATGGTAACTTTTCATAATTCATACTATTTGTCACTAATTGAGCAACTTTCAGTTACTGCAAAAATTTTAGAAGCAGATGGTGACTAA
- a CDS encoding sterol desaturase family protein, which yields MDFVLEYLTNPNKRVFWGFLLSSFIIALICVYVKKDRSKRILFSSKLWWHPSARVDYVYFLFSYFIKVFMIYPVVVSAKTIALGVNSFMIQEFGFYRITSLSYGSIMILYTLCLFVVSDFTRYWTHRFLHTIPFLWHFHKVHHSAKVLNPLTFYRVHPVENILFGFRYSLSIGVVTGVFIYYFGAMLSLFDIFGVNIFIFVFSLIGTNLRHSHVKFTYFSFLEKWLISPYMHQIHHSTKHFDRNYGGYLAIWDRLFNTLTLSKDVKSMKFGLRKEQMKDYDNIFKLFFTPFFSLLKRKQR from the coding sequence TTGGATTTTGTACTTGAATATCTTACCAATCCAAATAAAAGAGTATTTTGGGGATTTTTATTAAGTTCTTTTATTATTGCACTTATTTGTGTATATGTAAAAAAAGATAGATCTAAAAGAATACTTTTTTCTTCAAAACTTTGGTGGCATCCAAGTGCAAGAGTTGATTATGTATATTTTTTATTTTCATATTTTATAAAAGTTTTTATGATTTATCCAGTTGTTGTAAGTGCAAAAACTATAGCTTTAGGAGTAAATAGTTTTATGATACAAGAGTTTGGATTTTATAGGATTACTTCTTTATCTTATGGAAGTATTATGATTTTATATACGTTGTGTCTTTTTGTTGTAAGTGATTTTACAAGATACTGGACACATAGATTTTTACATACTATTCCATTTTTATGGCATTTTCATAAAGTACATCATAGTGCAAAAGTTTTAAATCCATTGACTTTTTATAGAGTCCATCCAGTTGAGAATATTCTTTTTGGATTTAGATATTCTTTAAGTATTGGAGTTGTTACTGGAGTATTTATATACTATTTTGGTGCGATGTTAAGTCTTTTTGATATTTTTGGTGTAAATATATTTATTTTTGTATTTTCACTAATTGGTACAAATTTAAGACATTCTCATGTGAAGTTTACTTATTTTTCATTTCTAGAAAAATGGCTAATTTCACCTTATATGCATCAAATACATCATAGTACAAAACATTTTGATAGAAACTATGGAGGATATTTAGCTATTTGGGATAGATTATTTAATACTTTAACTTTATCAAAAGATGTTAAAAGTATGAAGTTTGGATTAAGAAAGGAGCAGATGAAAGATTATGATAATATCTTTAAACTTTTTTTTACTCCTTTTTTTAGTTTATTAAAAAGGAAACAAAGATGA
- a CDS encoding cytochrome-c peroxidase — protein sequence MNNYLKILGFLFVGLFIVGCNSSSLSKEQLAKIQLEKEKLGQVLFFDKNLSKNRTQSCSTCHNPQTGFTDNRDNGVEKMASLGDDGKSIGDREAPSAAYAKFSPKFHYDAKKKEYIGGQFWDGREATLAGQAGGPPLNPAEMGMPSKKAVVNRLKENEFYVKQFKKIYGEDIFKSDEKAYTAMTKVIEAFEMTKEFAPFDSKYDRYLKGEYDLTPLEDLGKSIFFSNNNNSCANCHVLRGEDKEYETFSNYEYHNIGTPINHKLRAKNGVKAIDNGLLNNPAVTDEKQKGKYKVPTLRNVAVTAPYMHNGVFKDLRTVIEFYDKYNNQDRKINPETNKPWEDPEVKENIALEKLKANKLSDRKVDALIAFLKLLTDKRYEHLLEK from the coding sequence ATGAATAATTATTTAAAGATTTTAGGATTTTTATTTGTTGGGTTATTTATTGTTGGATGTAATAGTTCATCACTAAGTAAAGAACAATTAGCAAAGATACAACTTGAAAAAGAGAAATTAGGGCAAGTTCTATTTTTTGATAAAAACTTATCTAAAAATAGAACTCAAAGTTGTTCTACTTGTCATAACCCTCAAACTGGATTTACTGATAATAGAGATAATGGAGTTGAAAAAATGGCTTCATTGGGAGATGATGGAAAATCAATAGGTGATAGAGAAGCACCAAGTGCTGCATATGCAAAATTTTCTCCAAAATTCCATTATGATGCTAAGAAAAAAGAGTATATTGGTGGACAGTTTTGGGATGGAAGAGAAGCAACTTTAGCAGGGCAAGCAGGTGGACCTCCATTAAATCCAGCAGAAATGGGAATGCCAAGTAAAAAAGCAGTTGTAAATAGACTAAAAGAAAATGAATTTTATGTAAAACAGTTCAAAAAAATATATGGTGAAGATATTTTCAAATCAGATGAAAAAGCATATACTGCTATGACTAAAGTAATTGAAGCATTTGAGATGACAAAAGAGTTTGCACCTTTTGATTCTAAATATGATAGATACTTAAAAGGTGAATATGATTTGACTCCACTTGAAGATTTAGGAAAATCGATATTCTTCTCAAACAACAACAACTCTTGCGCAAATTGTCATGTATTAAGAGGAGAAGATAAAGAGTATGAAACTTTTAGTAACTATGAGTATCATAATATTGGAACACCAATAAATCATAAACTAAGAGCAAAAAATGGTGTAAAAGCTATAGATAATGGACTTTTAAATAATCCAGCTGTAACTGATGAAAAACAAAAAGGTAAATATAAAGTACCAACTCTTAGAAATGTGGCAGTAACTGCACCTTATATGCACAATGGAGTATTTAAAGACTTAAGAACAGTAATAGAGTTTTATGATAAATACAATAACCAAGATAGAAAAATAAACCCAGAAACAAACAAACCTTGGGAAGATCCAGAAGTAAAAGAAAATATCGCTTTAGAAAAACTAAAAGCAAATAAACTATCAGATAGAAAAGTAGATGCATTAATAGCATTTCTTAAACTACTTACAGATAAAAGATACGAACACTTACTAGAGAAATAA
- the cas6 gene encoding CRISPR system precrRNA processing endoribonuclease RAMP protein Cas6 → MVVTNLNKQSYNLLKLGEIIGVGKQTVFGLGKIEVKEI, encoded by the coding sequence ATAGTAGTAACAAACTTAAATAAACAAAGTTATAACTTATTAAAACTAGGAGAAATCATAGGAGTTGGAAAACAAACAGTCTTTGGACTTGGGAAAATAGAGGTTAAGGAGATTTGA
- the cas10 gene encoding type III-A CRISPR-associated protein Cas10/Csm1, which produces MQKELDKHFIKEFFALAGVNLISINTSKASLKNVNEFKVLREKLDEKLELSKYHKFDLQNQNTILEQTEMPTNQTLCKTCGIRKVKENSEVCKTCDKFITLGKELTTKNSMKISEEKSEINIFRDYFIFFKDEEDKEYKSLEKFWKIKSYVKADKYGIPYSFDVLAEESKGAENIAILKGDVDSLGNFIKDKSNALDSYENYIYLAQTLNNFFTIKVKKLLEDTYENTYVVFTGGDDFFIIGAWNEIIKLAKDIYEEFKIFTSEKLTLSVGVMLSKANVPISYMHTKVEELLDESKRNKGKDSITLFNETIKWQEYIKNYEILNIKLENMSEEDKKSAFFYNLLELIEMSIRVNDKNLLDIKDAMWKSKLNYSFRRNIKNQDEELFKVLNEQIEKNPKATKMIVSEFIYKRRD; this is translated from the coding sequence ATTCAAAAAGAGCTTGATAAACATTTTATAAAAGAGTTTTTTGCACTTGCTGGTGTAAATCTTATATCTATAAATACTTCAAAAGCAAGTTTAAAAAATGTAAATGAATTTAAAGTTTTAAGAGAAAAGCTTGATGAAAAACTAGAGTTATCAAAGTATCATAAATTTGACTTACAAAATCAAAATACGATTTTAGAACAAACTGAGATGCCTACAAATCAAACATTATGTAAAACATGTGGAATTAGAAAAGTAAAAGAGAATAGTGAGGTTTGTAAAACTTGTGATAAGTTTATAACATTGGGAAAAGAACTTACTACAAAAAATAGTATGAAAATTTCAGAAGAGAAGAGTGAGATAAATATATTTCGAGACTACTTTATATTTTTTAAAGATGAAGAAGATAAAGAGTATAAAAGCTTAGAAAAATTTTGGAAAATAAAATCATATGTAAAAGCAGATAAATATGGTATACCTTATAGTTTTGATGTCTTAGCAGAAGAATCAAAAGGAGCTGAAAATATAGCTATACTAAAAGGTGATGTAGATAGTCTAGGAAATTTTATCAAAGATAAAAGCAATGCTTTAGACTCTTATGAAAACTACATCTATCTAGCACAAACTTTAAATAACTTCTTTACAATAAAAGTAAAAAAACTTTTAGAAGATACATATGAAAATACTTATGTAGTTTTTACAGGTGGCGATGACTTTTTTATCATAGGTGCTTGGAATGAGATAATAAAACTTGCCAAAGATATATATGAAGAGTTTAAAATTTTTACAAGTGAAAAACTTACACTAAGTGTAGGAGTTATGCTAAGTAAAGCAAATGTACCAATATCATATATGCATACAAAAGTTGAAGAACTACTAGATGAGTCAAAGAGAAATAAAGGAAAAGACTCAATCACACTATTTAATGAAACTATAAAATGGCAAGAATATATTAAAAATTACGAAATATTAAATATCAAGCTAGAAAATATGAGTGAAGAAGATAAAAAAAGTGCATTTTTTTATAATCTATTAGAACTTATAGAGATGTCAATAAGAGTAAATGATAAAAATTTACTTGATATAAAAGATGCCATGTGGAAATCAAAACTAAACTACTCATTTAGAAGAAATATAAAAAATCAAGATGAAGAACTTTTTAAAGTTTTAAATGAGCAAATAGAAAAAAATCCAAAAGCTACAAAGATGATAGTAAGTGAATTTATTTATAAAAGGAGAGATTAG
- the csm2 gene encoding type III-A CRISPR-associated protein Csm2, protein MSQNENKNKDEEKDSNLSVHNLDYEKETQLFGDIAQEWADKISKERGRSSQKNKISQLRAFYDKVYDLNEKAEGLNDEKYKKSIYPFVVMLNSKVKYAKTRNLVTDSFVKMINECVKSCENSSDKLNNFKLFFEAVIGFYPKK, encoded by the coding sequence ATGAGTCAAAATGAAAATAAAAATAAAGATGAAGAAAAAGACAGTAATTTAAGTGTTCATAATTTAGATTATGAAAAGGAAACCCAATTATTTGGAGATATTGCTCAGGAATGGGCGGATAAAATTTCTAAGGAAAGAGGAAGAAGTAGTCAAAAAAATAAAATTTCCCAATTAAGAGCATTTTATGACAAAGTATATGACTTAAATGAAAAGGCTGAAGGATTAAATGATGAAAAATATAAAAAAAGTATTTATCCTTTTGTAGTTATGCTTAATTCAAAAGTAAAATATGCAAAAACAAGAAATTTAGTTACTGATAGTTTTGTAAAAATGATAAATGAGTGTGTAAAAAGTTGTGAAAATAGTAGCGATAAATTAAATAATTTTAAACTTTTTTTTGAAGCTGTTATTGGCTTTTATCCTAAGAAATAG